One Phaseolus vulgaris cultivar G19833 chromosome 4, P. vulgaris v2.0, whole genome shotgun sequence DNA window includes the following coding sequences:
- the LOC137837945 gene encoding uncharacterized protein, giving the protein MAQSRKAKTLCAWIHQTHINPSNSQRPKPSSHSESQRSESILRRHAMRRVPSILFRTLAATRATRATSYVVHNRLLHGSAATAAAHSHSRRFSYLLAPFAAASIGVAGALVSQEVLAKEPPPPEALPRDVVLYQFEACPFCNKVKAFLDYHDIPYKVVEVNPLSKKEIKWSEYQKVPILVVDGEQLNDSSAIIDQLGLKILSKKIADSTSEDEETKWRRWVDNHLVHVLSPNIYRNTSEALESFEYITSNGNFSYIEKISVKFAGAAAMYFVSKKLKKKYNITDERAALYEAAETWVEALNGREFLGGSKPNLADLAVFGVLKPIRYLRSGKDMVEHTRIGEWYARMESAVGEPSKIKA; this is encoded by the exons ATGGCACAGAGTCGGAAAGCTAAAACCCTGTGTGCGTGGATCCACCAAACCCACATAAACCCTTCCAATTCTCAACGACCGAAGCCATCGTCACACAGTGAAAGTCAGAGATCTGAATCGATTCTCCGACGCCACGCTATGAGAAGGGTTCCATCCATTCTGTTCAGAACGCTCGCAGCCACACGCGCCACACGCGCCACCTCATACGTCGTCCACAACCGCCTTCTCCACGGCAGCGCCGCCACCGCCGCCGCCCACTCACACAGTCGCCGCTTCTCCTACCTCCTCGCTCCCTTCGCCGCAGCGTCTATCGGCGTCGCCGGCGCCCTCGTCTCTCAGGAAGTCCTCGCCAAGGAGCCTCCGCCGCCCGAGGCTCTTCCACGCGACGTCGTTCTCTACCAGTTCGAGGCTTGCCCTTTCTGCAACAAAGTCAAAG CATTTTTGGACTACCATGATATACCTTACAAAGTTGTGGAAGTCAACCCTCTTAGCAAGAAAGAAATCAAATGGTCCGAGTATCAGAAAGTGCCGATATTGGTGGTAGATGGCGAGCAGCTAAATGATTCATCAG CTATAATTGATCAGCTGGGACTTAAGATTCTGTCGAAGAAAATTGCAGATTCAACTTCTGAGGATGAAGAGACAAAATGGCGAAG GTGGGTTGATAACCATTTGGTGCATGTTCTATCACCAAATATTTATCGAAATACATCTGAAGCACTTGAATCCTTTGAGTATATTACTAGCAATG GAAATTTCAGCTACATAGAAAAAATTTCGGTGAAGTTTGCTGGAGCTGCAGCTATGTATTTTGTGTCTAAGAAGCTGAAGAAGAAATACAACATAACTGATGAACGTGCTGCCCTTTATGAGGCAGCAGAAACATGGGTAGAAGCTCTGAATGGCCGGGAATTCCTTG GTGGCTCTAAACCTAACTTAGCCGACCTGGCAGTCTTTGGGGTTCTAAAACCCATACGGTATTTGAGGTCTGGCAAGGATATGGTGGAGCACACTCGTATTGGTGAGTGGTATGCAAGAATGGAGAGTGCTGTTGGAGAACCCTCCAAGATTAAAGCCTAA
- the LOC137837946 gene encoding zinc finger protein VAR3, chloroplastic: MSASKLGLYGIGTALFRTHRTVPVTVNSSFLFFKPIPFTPPQFLRRISSSSAAAETLPSVDHPWPEWVSFVDRLNAKGYLSKSSSSDGTVSVYTNINSLKEACLSFGRDRYDLFKLLPMSDIQAVVEGGCPNLLRKAVNSAKRLRAHLQLDEGDVCGACNLRNSCDRAYVILKNFETDARTVDVVRILLFYALDPFVISGGGDKPSGREVVESSARKLLCQLIELSESPTPPPAPALVRSKPTVRDAAGEGQSLRVTSNQLSKDVEMKKGDWICPKCKFMNFSRNTQCLNCKDDKPKDINPPAVQMKQGDWTCPECSFLNFARNTQCLKCKTEGPTKEANTITNEVERKKGDWTCPQCGFMNYARNTKCLRCPETRPKKHPGDWNCTKCGFMNFASKMKCLHCQEPNPSSKKYPGDWGCPKCDFYNYARNSACLKCNNERPKEQPTMDSNADHEWRRSN, from the exons ATGTCAGCTTCTAAGCTTGGACTGTACGGAATCGGAACCGCACTATTCCGTACCCATCGAACCGTACCTGTAACTGTCAATTCTTCCTTTCTCTTCTTCAAACCTATTCCCTTCACGCCACCGCAATTCCTCCGCCGCATCTCCTCCTCTTCCGCCGCCGCCGAAACCCTACCCTCCGTCGACCACCCCTGGCCGGAATGGGTCTCCTTCGTGGACCGCTTGAACGCCAAAGGCTACCTCTCCAAATCCTCCTCTTCCGACGGCACCGTAAGCGTTTACACCAACATCAACTCTCTCAAGGAGGCTTGCCTCAGCTTCGGGCGCGACCGTTACGACCTTTTCAA GTTGCTGCCAATGAGCGATATTCAAGCCGTTGTTGAGGGAGGCTGCCCTAATCTTCTTCGTAAAGCTGTTAATTCGGCTAAGAGGCTGAGAGCACACCTGCAATTAGATGAAGGGGAT GTTTGTGGGGCTTGCAACCTACGAAACTCCTGTGATAGAGCTTATGTGATTCTAAAGAATTTTGAAACTGATGCTCGAACTGTGGATGTAGTTCGAATACTTTTGTTCTATGCACTAGATCCATTTGTCATTTCTGGAGGAGGAGACAAACCATCTGGCCGAGAAGTTGTTGAATCATCTGCCAGAAAACTTCTCTGTCAGCTGATTGAGTTGAGTGAATCCCCCACTCCCCCTCCTGCTCCTGCACTTGTTCGTTCAAAGCCTACTGTGCGGGATGCTGCGGGAGAAGGCCAGTCTCTACGTGTTACAAGTAATCAGTTGTCTAAAGATGTTGAGATGAAGAAAGGTGACTGGATATGTCCAAA ATGCAAGTTTATGAACTTCTCCAGAAATACCCAATGCCTGAATTGTAAAGATGATAAGCCTAAGGATATTAACCCCCCCGCTGTTCAAATGAAGCAAGGGGATTGGACCTGTCCAGA ATgcagttttttaaattttgccAGAAACACACAATGTCTAAAATGCAAAACAGAGGGGCCAACAAAGGAAGCCAATACTATTACTAATgaagttgaaagaaaaaaaggagATTGGACTTGCCCACA ATGTGGGTTCATGAATTATGCTAGGAACACGAAATGTCTTCGATGTCCCGAGACAAGGCCTAAGAAACATCCTGGGGATTGGAATTGTACCAA GTGTGGATTCATGAACTTTGCTAGTAAAATGAAGTGTTTGCATTGTCAAGAGCCAAACCCTAGTTCCAAGAAATATCCTGGGGATTGGGGTTGTCCCAA ATGTGATTTCTACAATTATGCAAGAAATTCGGCTTGCCTGAAGTGCAACAACGAACGCCCCAAAGAACAACCAACTATGGACTCTAATGCAGATCATGAATGGAGACGATCAAACtga